One Candidatus Culexarchaeum yellowstonense genomic region harbors:
- a CDS encoding GNAT family N-acetyltransferase, translated as MEAKFRRYKPGDEEGIVELMKTCFRTFNSWKLSVMDWIGYEGDDDGFSRENALVAEIDGEIIGHVQLMHRRIRIGKSIIDCGGIANVSTHPKHRMKGIATKLMQMALDICQEKGWQISSLFTGYGSDGYRVYRKIGYANTTFIHEYVGTCENVDNALKIMRRHNRNGISEMGEEDLNAVMKIHDEYGRKISGYCQRSEEYWRRKIMNKTYYQSFFYEGRDAGIRIVSEDDEVNGYALAFNTLKASRSQWTDRVGIVMELGAIEGRNLCNLLNGILNKMRKEGIKIFRLRIPMHEELNEALNHFEPINGAIYMDYIVNQKKLFEAMKGELEERIIEKCGELDYEISIGSPYGCTKLEISGGDINVAEGKAKNHIQVTNDGITKLIYGVKGFKEMLNESKYIIRIEADGEAIKIFEAIFPKRIFQISPIDEW; from the coding sequence ATGGAAGCAAAATTTAGGAGATATAAACCTGGAGATGAAGAAGGAATAGTGGAGTTAATGAAAACTTGCTTCAGAACCTTCAACTCATGGAAATTAAGCGTGATGGACTGGATTGGATATGAGGGGGATGATGATGGATTCTCAAGGGAAAATGCATTAGTAGCTGAAATTGATGGAGAAATAATTGGACACGTACAGTTAATGCATAGGAGGATAAGGATTGGGAAAAGCATAATAGATTGCGGTGGAATAGCCAACGTATCCACACACCCAAAACACAGAATGAAGGGAATAGCCACAAAACTAATGCAAATGGCATTGGACATATGCCAAGAGAAGGGGTGGCAAATATCATCACTGTTCACAGGATATGGAAGCGATGGATATAGAGTATATAGGAAAATTGGATACGCCAATACAACATTCATACATGAATATGTTGGGACATGCGAAAACGTCGACAATGCTTTGAAAATCATGAGAAGACATAATAGAAATGGGATAAGTGAAATGGGTGAAGAAGATTTGAATGCAGTGATGAAGATACATGACGAATATGGTAGAAAGATCAGCGGATATTGCCAGAGATCAGAGGAATACTGGAGGAGAAAGATTATGAATAAAACATATTACCAAAGCTTCTTCTATGAGGGAAGAGATGCAGGAATAAGAATAGTTAGCGAAGACGATGAAGTAAATGGATATGCACTTGCATTCAACACATTAAAAGCTTCCAGAAGCCAATGGACGGATAGGGTGGGTATAGTGATGGAGCTTGGAGCAATTGAAGGGAGAAATCTTTGCAATTTGTTAAATGGAATCTTAAATAAAATGAGGAAGGAGGGAATAAAAATATTCAGACTCAGAATACCTATGCATGAAGAATTAAATGAAGCATTGAACCACTTCGAGCCAATTAATGGGGCAATATACATGGACTACATCGTAAACCAAAAGAAGCTATTCGAAGCTATGAAAGGGGAATTGGAAGAAAGAATCATTGAGAAATGCGGAGAATTAGACTATGAAATATCCATTGGAAGCCCATATGGATGCACAAAACTGGAAATATCTGGTGGCGATATAAATGTGGCAGAAGGAAAGGCTAAAAATCACATCCAAGTAACCAATGATGGAATTACGAAGCTAATTTACGGAGTGAAAGGATTTAAGGAAATGCTAAATGAAAGTAAGTATATTATTAGGATTGAAGCTGATGGTGAAGCTATAAAAATCTTTGAAGCAATATTCCCGAAAAGGATATTCCAAATAAGCCCAATAGATGAATGGTAA
- a CDS encoding tautomerase family protein produces MPVVHVYMWAGRSQEVKEKIVKGITDVFVNLGVPAEAVTVILHDVEKSNWGSAGKLASKAS; encoded by the coding sequence ATGCCCGTGGTGCATGTGTACATGTGGGCTGGGAGGAGCCAAGAGGTTAAGGAGAAGATAGTTAAGGGGATAACCGATGTCTTTGTGAATCTCGGAGTTCCAGCTGAGGCTGTGACTGTGATTTTGCATGATGTGGAGAAGAGTAATTGGGGGAGTGCTGGTAAGCTCGCTTCTAAGGCTTCTTAA
- a CDS encoding class I SAM-dependent methyltransferase family protein, with protein MTLRDIKRGWLRSLDIIGDIAVIEVKPEFNEIKHEIAEKILREANYIKVVVEKKSPISGEHRVMDLEWLAGEKRFTTIHREYGCIFKLDISKVYFTPRLSTERMRIARMVRAGEVIVNMFAGVGTYSIIIAKRALEKPSKIYSIDINPYAYEYAVENVKINKVEDIVIPILGDAKEIITSGLIEVADRVLMPYPELALEYLEYAIMALKDSGGIIHAYDFIKYMKNEDPKVKMRERYEEKLKEFDMKYEILDVRRTGEVAPREYRMVIDIKILSKNGFKKP; from the coding sequence ATGACTCTTAGGGATATAAAGAGGGGGTGGCTTAGAAGCCTAGACATAATAGGCGACATTGCAGTAATAGAGGTTAAACCTGAATTCAATGAGATAAAACATGAAATAGCAGAGAAAATACTTAGAGAAGCAAATTACATTAAAGTTGTCGTTGAGAAGAAGAGCCCAATAAGTGGAGAACATAGGGTAATGGATTTAGAGTGGCTAGCAGGGGAGAAGAGGTTCACAACAATACATAGGGAGTATGGATGCATATTCAAACTGGACATATCAAAAGTGTATTTCACACCAAGACTCTCCACTGAAAGGATGAGAATAGCAAGAATGGTTCGCGCCGGGGAAGTCATAGTTAACATGTTTGCTGGTGTAGGAACATACTCGATAATAATAGCTAAAAGGGCTTTGGAGAAACCTTCAAAAATATACTCAATAGACATAAACCCATACGCATACGAGTATGCAGTAGAGAATGTAAAGATAAATAAGGTTGAAGACATTGTTATACCAATACTTGGAGATGCGAAGGAAATTATAACAAGTGGACTAATTGAAGTTGCAGATAGAGTTTTAATGCCATACCCTGAACTGGCATTAGAATACCTTGAATACGCCATAATGGCATTAAAGGATTCTGGTGGAATAATACATGCATACGACTTCATAAAGTACATGAAAAATGAAGATCCAAAAGTGAAAATGAGGGAAAGATACGAGGAAAAGCTGAAAGAGTTTGACATGAAATACGAGATATTAGATGTGAGGAGAACTGGAGAAGTTGCACCTAGGGAGTATAGGATGGTTATAGACATAAAAATATTAAGTAAAAATGGGTTTAAGAAGCCTTAG
- the larA gene encoding nickel-dependent lactate racemase has protein sequence MKVSVLYGSEPVSVDIPDSRFMGVFRVKEPLGVDEDRVIEDSLNNPIGRRLEDYEAKSVLISVNDQTRLTPTPKLLDHILRRVSAKRLKIIVATGSHRAPTEEEYRSMILGHLYDRLRSVTVAHDCRKSEFVDLGVTSRGTPILINREAFQHDLLVTISSVEPHYFAGYSGGRKMFAPGLCMYETIERNHRFALMPEAALGKLEGNSVHEDLEEIAKAVAERVSIFSLNTAINGEEKVWAAKAGDPFQSFYSIVRDVESYYSVKLPREAGITIAVAPRNMGIDLYQAQKAIEAAKLATRVGGVIILVAPCWDGIGPRNFYDLLASGDREEIIRRIWGNYKLGYHKAAKLLDAIEKFNIYAVTNLSEEVLTKIGIKPFNSLQKALDEALSSVEGEVAVLPEASICVPRVAES, from the coding sequence TTGAAGGTTAGTGTTCTATATGGTAGTGAGCCGGTATCCGTTGATATTCCAGATTCCCGATTTATGGGTGTTTTTAGAGTTAAGGAGCCTTTAGGGGTTGATGAGGATAGGGTTATTGAGGATTCTCTGAATAATCCCATTGGGAGGAGACTTGAAGATTATGAAGCTAAAAGTGTGTTGATATCAGTTAATGATCAAACTAGGTTAACTCCAACTCCGAAATTGCTGGATCATATTCTTAGGAGGGTTTCGGCGAAGCGTTTGAAGATAATTGTTGCCACAGGTTCTCATAGAGCTCCCACTGAGGAGGAGTATCGTAGCATGATACTTGGGCATCTTTATGATCGGTTGAGGAGTGTAACTGTGGCTCATGATTGTAGGAAGAGTGAATTCGTCGATCTTGGGGTTACAAGTAGGGGGACTCCCATCCTCATTAATAGGGAGGCTTTCCAGCATGATTTACTGGTCACCATAAGCTCCGTTGAGCCGCACTATTTTGCTGGTTATAGTGGTGGTAGGAAGATGTTTGCTCCTGGATTATGCATGTATGAGACTATTGAGAGGAATCATAGGTTTGCTTTGATGCCGGAAGCTGCTCTTGGTAAGCTTGAGGGTAATTCCGTCCATGAGGATCTTGAGGAGATTGCTAAGGCTGTGGCTGAGAGGGTCAGTATATTCTCATTGAATACTGCGATAAATGGTGAGGAGAAGGTTTGGGCTGCTAAGGCTGGCGATCCGTTTCAGTCCTTTTACTCAATAGTTAGGGATGTTGAGTCGTATTACTCAGTTAAGCTTCCAAGGGAGGCTGGAATTACAATTGCAGTTGCACCTAGAAATATGGGTATAGATTTGTATCAAGCTCAGAAGGCGATTGAAGCTGCTAAGCTTGCGACAAGGGTTGGTGGAGTAATAATACTTGTAGCCCCCTGCTGGGATGGTATTGGCCCAAGAAACTTCTACGATCTACTTGCAAGTGGGGATAGGGAGGAGATTATTAGGAGGATATGGGGGAATTATAAGCTTGGATACCATAAAGCTGCAAAGCTCTTGGATGCAATTGAAAAGTTTAACATATATGCTGTGACAAATTTAAGTGAAGAAGTTTTAACCAAGATAGGGATTAAGCCATTTAATAGTTTGCAGAAGGCTTTGGATGAAGCGTTATCTAGTGTTGAGGGTGAAGTGGCTGTTCTACCTGAAGCCAGTATATGCGTCCCAAGGGTTGCTGAATCTTAG
- a CDS encoding DUF1922 domain-containing protein, with protein MSYLIVKCPHCGDVRAVHSHVKSFQCFTCGRRVKLAPHLILYRTDDRDSLPLLVMKFKELSLNKSG; from the coding sequence ATGAGCTACTTGATTGTTAAATGTCCCCATTGTGGTGATGTTAGGGCTGTGCATTCCCATGTTAAGAGTTTCCAGTGTTTTACTTGTGGTAGGAGGGTTAAATTGGCTCCCCATTTAATACTGTATAGGACTGATGATAGGGATTCCCTCCCACTCCTGGTTATGAAGTTTAAGGAGCTCTCCCTTAATAAGAGTGGTTAA
- a CDS encoding class I SAM-dependent methyltransferase, producing the protein MSFISNIKRGVMDVFSRIAYEFDVTRTKPWSEVYLLSRFGGLIADFGCGSGRHVSALMDCGCEVLAVDISPIMVKLCLSKFRGGDNYMLVNGVVCDIGFLPFKSYSIDHALCIATIHHIPTFKARLDSINEIYRVLKRFGILILSAWALYQTRFIRLIPRMLLDRVFGRVLEFGDVYIPWKSRNAVYMRFHHLFSRREFVKLCSSSKFSIAYIYGKSFRETRFSENHVAVLFKP; encoded by the coding sequence ATGAGTTTCATTTCAAATATTAAGAGGGGGGTTATGGATGTTTTCAGTAGGATTGCATATGAGTTTGATGTTACTAGGACTAAGCCGTGGAGTGAAGTTTACTTGCTGTCCAGATTTGGTGGTTTAATAGCTGATTTTGGTTGTGGTTCTGGTAGGCATGTTTCTGCGTTGATGGATTGTGGTTGTGAAGTTTTGGCTGTGGATATATCCCCCATCATGGTTAAACTTTGTTTATCTAAGTTTAGGGGTGGTGATAATTATATGCTTGTTAATGGTGTAGTTTGTGATATAGGGTTTTTGCCATTTAAATCATACTCCATAGATCATGCATTATGCATTGCCACAATACACCACATACCCACATTCAAAGCTAGATTGGATTCAATTAACGAGATTTATAGGGTTTTGAAGAGGTTTGGAATTCTAATTCTAAGTGCATGGGCACTCTATCAGACTAGATTCATAAGGCTTATTCCAAGGATGCTTTTGGATAGGGTTTTTGGTAGAGTTTTGGAGTTTGGGGATGTTTATATTCCATGGAAGTCTAGGAATGCTGTTTACATGAGGTTTCATCATCTATTCTCTAGGCGTGAATTTGTTAAGCTCTGCTCATCATCGAAATTTTCCATAGCATACATTTACGGTAAGAGTTTTAGGGAGACCCGCTTCTCGGAGAATCATGTGGCTGTATTGTTTAAGCCTTAA